From Desulfonatronum thioautotrophicum, the proteins below share one genomic window:
- a CDS encoding respiratory chain complex I subunit 1 family protein — MTSVQVFLALIAALFLAPMAVGVLTGVDRRITARLQSRLGPPILQPFYDIGKLLGKEPMLANHWLAFCSFLYLAGAVTSVVLFFLQADLLLIFFVQAVGSVFLVIGALTVPSPYSQIGAHRELLQIIAYEPLLILVIVGIFLATGSFKIEAVYAMEQPLLFKLPLLFLVLGIALTIKLRKSPFDISASHHAHQEIVRGVYTEYSGPYLAIVEIAHWFEIVLILCLLSLFWSTGVVGLVLLLGITYFVEILVDNTTSRMTWRWMLGTAWITGITFSLINLLWLYYG; from the coding sequence ATGACAAGCGTTCAAGTATTCTTGGCATTGATCGCGGCACTTTTTTTGGCGCCCATGGCCGTTGGCGTGCTCACCGGAGTGGACAGGAGGATCACGGCCCGGTTGCAGTCCCGTCTGGGGCCGCCCATTTTGCAGCCGTTTTATGACATCGGAAAGCTGCTGGGCAAGGAACCAATGCTCGCCAACCATTGGCTGGCCTTCTGTTCCTTCCTCTACCTGGCCGGAGCCGTAACCTCGGTCGTGCTTTTTTTCCTGCAGGCAGACCTTCTCTTGATTTTCTTCGTGCAGGCCGTCGGTTCGGTCTTTCTGGTGATCGGAGCATTAACCGTGCCCTCCCCGTACAGCCAGATCGGAGCACACCGGGAACTGCTGCAGATCATTGCCTATGAACCGCTGTTGATCCTGGTCATCGTGGGCATTTTTCTGGCTACCGGCAGCTTCAAGATCGAGGCAGTCTATGCCATGGAGCAGCCCCTGCTCTTCAAGCTTCCGCTGCTGTTCCTGGTGCTGGGTATTGCCCTGACCATCAAACTGCGTAAATCTCCTTTTGACATTTCCGCGTCGCACCACGCGCACCAGGAAATCGTCCGAGGGGTCTATACGGAATACTCCGGTCCCTACCTGGCCATCGTGGAAATCGCGCACTGGTTCGAGATTGTCCTGATCCTGTGCCTCTTGTCCCTGTTCTGGTCCACGGGCGTCGTCGGCCTGGTGCTGCTCCTGGGTATTACGTATTTCGTAGAAATCCTGGTCGATAATACAACCTCGCGGATGACTTGGCGCTGGATGCTTGGAACCGCCTGGATCACCGGCATCACATTCTCCTTGATCAACCTGCTCTGGCTCTACTACGGGTAA